In endosymbiont of unidentified scaly snail isolate Monju, the following are encoded in one genomic region:
- a CDS encoding ABC transporter permease → MLSRLFDTLLVLLGVVSLVFLLAAVVPGDPVDVMLGEQSSAADREALRAAMGLDRPLAVRWADYLGGLLHADLGQSLLRERPVSTLIAERLPATLALALAAFAVVLVIALPLGLLEVLEQDWMRTARAKGLGARQALWRHALPNALLPVVTLLGLQLGGLLGGAVVTEVVFAWPGIGSLLIEAIHQRDYPLIQGVVLVIAVSYVLLNALTDGLLRALDPRMEPGG, encoded by the coding sequence ATGCTGAGTCGCCTGTTCGATACCCTGCTGGTGCTGCTGGGCGTGGTGAGCCTGGTGTTCCTGCTTGCCGCCGTGGTGCCTGGCGATCCGGTGGACGTGATGCTGGGCGAGCAGTCCAGCGCGGCCGACCGCGAGGCCCTGCGTGCGGCCATGGGCCTGGACCGGCCGCTGGCGGTGCGCTGGGCGGACTACCTGGGCGGCCTGTTGCACGCCGACCTGGGACAGTCGCTGCTGCGTGAGCGACCGGTATCGACGCTGATCGCCGAACGCCTGCCGGCGACCCTGGCACTGGCGCTGGCCGCCTTTGCCGTGGTGCTGGTGATCGCCCTGCCGCTGGGCCTGCTCGAGGTGCTGGAACAGGACTGGATGCGCACTGCGCGCGCCAAGGGGCTGGGCGCCCGGCAGGCCCTCTGGCGTCACGCCTTGCCGAACGCCCTGCTGCCGGTGGTCACCCTGCTGGGCCTGCAACTGGGTGGCCTGCTCGGCGGGGCGGTGGTCACCGAGGTGGTATTCGCCTGGCCAGGTATCGGTTCGCTGCTGATCGAGGCCATCCACCAGCGCGACTACCCCCTGATCCAGGGCGTGGTGCTGGTGATCGCGGTGAGCTATGTGTTGCTCAATGCACTGACCGACGGGCTGCTGCGCGCCCTCGATCCCCGGATGGAGCCGGGCGGATGA
- a CDS encoding L,D-transpeptidase — protein MTSRHIDIDLSTQTLRLLEGEQELVRYTVSTARNGAGQCQGSECTPLGRHRIRLKIGAGCPPGTVFVARRPTGEVWTSELARAHPERDWILTRILWLTGCEPGYNRGGECDSLRRFIYIHGTPDDQPMGEPCSHGCVRMRNTDIIELFDCVERGTEVLIHAGGAGGSC, from the coding sequence ATGACCTCGCGCCATATCGACATCGACCTGTCCACCCAGACCCTGCGCCTGCTCGAGGGCGAGCAGGAACTGGTGCGCTATACGGTCTCCACCGCGCGCAACGGCGCGGGGCAGTGTCAGGGGTCGGAGTGCACGCCGCTGGGACGCCATCGCATCCGCCTGAAGATCGGCGCGGGCTGCCCGCCGGGGACGGTGTTCGTGGCGCGCCGTCCCACCGGCGAGGTCTGGACCTCCGAGTTGGCACGGGCGCACCCGGAGCGCGACTGGATCCTGACCCGCATCCTGTGGCTGACCGGTTGCGAGCCGGGCTACAACCGTGGGGGAGAATGCGACAGCCTGCGGCGCTTCATCTACATCCACGGCACCCCGGACGATCAGCCCATGGGCGAGCCCTGTTCGCATGGCTGTGTGCGCATGCGCAACACCGACATCATCGAGCTGTTCGATTGTGTGGAACGCGGCACCGAGGTGCTGATCCACGCTGGTGGGGCAGGGGGATCATGCTGA
- a CDS encoding ABC transporter substrate-binding protein, with the protein MARLIRLLATDAVSERINALLYRPLVDFDAADRPVPGVVRWQRIDDRHYRLALNGSPVPFADGSPVTLDDVAATLRTTRDHPASPHAGTLKHIVQIRHEGDALRLDLSRPDQRLPERLHLGVAPAGRLEERGALARDPLGSGAFRFLGWQADGGVLLARRADGLKVRFAVVPDPTMRALKLLHGEAQLVQNDLPFEMVERLARDPAITLHETPGTTFSYLGFNLEDPVTGDRRVRQAIALAIDREAIVRHLFRGHARLATTLLVPGHWAAHPGLAPWPHDPDRARALLAELGYGPQRPLRITYKTSTDPFRLRIAAVIQAQLAEVGIDLEIRSHEWGTFFGDIKAGRFQMYSLSWVGIRSPDIYRHIFHSASLPPGGANRGRYCNPEVDALIERAERLSREQAVPLYRAIQEQVHRDLVYVPLWHENNLLLSRGVGAVAPRRDGSYGFFRSVGEKVKGPGRECSTGNGR; encoded by the coding sequence ATGGCGCGATTGATCCGCCTGCTGGCCACCGATGCGGTCTCCGAACGCATCAATGCCTTGTTGTACCGGCCGCTGGTGGACTTCGACGCAGCCGACCGCCCGGTGCCGGGCGTGGTGCGCTGGCAGCGCATCGACGACCGCCACTACCGGCTCGCGCTCAACGGCTCGCCCGTCCCCTTTGCCGACGGTTCGCCGGTGACACTGGACGATGTGGCCGCGACCCTGCGCACAACGCGCGATCACCCGGCCTCGCCGCATGCGGGCACCCTGAAACACATCGTGCAGATTCGCCACGAGGGCGATGCCCTGCGACTGGATCTCTCGCGTCCCGATCAGCGCCTGCCCGAGCGTCTGCACCTGGGCGTGGCGCCGGCCGGACGGCTGGAGGAGCGCGGGGCGCTGGCACGCGATCCGCTCGGTTCGGGGGCGTTCCGCTTTCTCGGCTGGCAGGCCGATGGCGGGGTGTTGCTGGCGCGCCGGGCCGACGGGCTGAAGGTCCGCTTCGCGGTGGTGCCCGATCCGACCATGCGGGCGCTCAAGCTGTTGCACGGCGAGGCGCAGCTGGTTCAGAACGATCTGCCGTTCGAGATGGTTGAGCGCCTGGCGCGTGACCCGGCCATTACCCTGCATGAGACGCCAGGCACCACGTTCAGCTACCTGGGGTTCAATCTCGAAGACCCGGTCACCGGCGATCGGCGGGTGCGTCAGGCCATCGCGCTGGCCATCGACCGCGAGGCCATCGTGCGCCACCTGTTCCGCGGCCATGCGCGGCTGGCTACCACCCTGCTGGTGCCGGGGCACTGGGCGGCGCATCCGGGGCTGGCGCCCTGGCCGCACGATCCGGATCGCGCCCGCGCCCTGCTCGCCGAGCTGGGTTACGGGCCACAACGGCCCTTGCGCATCACCTACAAGACCTCGACCGATCCCTTCCGCCTGCGCATCGCCGCGGTGATCCAGGCGCAGCTGGCAGAAGTGGGCATCGATCTGGAGATCCGCAGCCACGAATGGGGCACCTTCTTCGGCGACATCAAGGCCGGGCGCTTCCAGATGTACAGTCTGAGCTGGGTGGGCATTCGCAGCCCGGACATCTACCGTCACATCTTCCACAGCGCCTCGCTGCCACCCGGAGGCGCCAACCGGGGGCGCTATTGCAACCCCGAGGTCGATGCGTTGATCGAGCGTGCCGAGCGTCTGTCGCGCGAACAGGCCGTGCCCTTGTATCGGGCGATTCAGGAACAGGTGCACCGCGACCTGGTGTATGTGCCGCTGTGGCACGAGAACAATCTGCTGCTGAGCCGAGGGGTGGGCGCTGTCGCGCCCCGGCGCGACGGCAGTTATGGTTTTTTTCGAAGCGTTGGAGAAAAAGTGAAAGGGCCGGGAAGGGAATGCAGCACCGGAAACGGGCGATAA
- a CDS encoding SET domain-containing protein-lysine N-methyltransferase, with product MKDGFELRKSAGKGEGVFATKSFEVGDIVMVGVIKEVLNGNHSHASQISENKFVLHDGLITKVNHSCDSNCGIKVNESGAHDFVAIKDISINEEITFDYAMRNYIIDYFPKKCMCGSDKCRGRITGWKDLPDENKKEYEGFAAPYLLEMDVKHSCEKM from the coding sequence ATGAAAGATGGATTTGAGTTGAGGAAGTCTGCCGGGAAGGGGGAAGGTGTTTTTGCCACCAAATCATTTGAGGTTGGTGACATAGTGATGGTTGGCGTTATTAAGGAAGTGCTGAATGGAAATCACTCTCATGCGTCACAGATAAGCGAAAATAAGTTTGTACTTCACGATGGATTAATAACCAAGGTTAATCATTCCTGTGACTCAAATTGTGGTATTAAAGTAAATGAATCTGGCGCGCACGACTTTGTTGCAATAAAGGACATCAGTATTAATGAGGAAATAACTTTCGATTATGCTATGAGAAACTATATTATCGACTACTTCCCGAAGAAGTGTATGTGCGGCTCTGATAAATGTCGCGGCAGGATTACAGGATGGAAAGATTTACCAGACGAGAATAAGAAAGAGTATGAAGGCTTTGCAGCTCCTTACCTGCTTGAGATGGATGTTAAGCATTCTTGTGAGAAAATGTAG
- the rlmD gene encoding 23S rRNA (uracil(1939)-C(5))-methyltransferase RlmD has product MSRRRRRSRLPQGEFEAHIDDMAHDGRGVARVNDKATFIQGGLPGERVRFRYLKTGKRHDEGVVTEVLEAAPDRVAPRCPHYAICGGCSLQHLDPAAQIAAKQAVLLDNLRKLGQVEPGEVWVPLTAEPWGYRRKARLGVKRVPKKGRVLVGFRERGSSKVAELDECHVLHPRVGRILPQLSELIEGFSIRDRLPQIEMAMDDERCVLIFRHLEPFSEADLERLRRFGHEHDIVPYLQPGGPDTVAPLDPPGVDLRYALPSQGLELGFLPGDFTQVNTAINRQMVDRAMQLLAPQPHETALDLFCGVGNFTLPLARHAREVVGVEGDAGLVSRARENARRNGLDNVAFYTANLYEELEPAAWQDRQYDIALLDPPRSGAQPILPLLPRLGVQRILYISCYPGTLARDAGELVRDHGYRLLGAGVMDMFPHTGHVESIALFERG; this is encoded by the coding sequence ATGAGCCGCCGCCGCAGACGCTCGCGCCTGCCGCAGGGGGAGTTCGAGGCGCACATCGACGACATGGCGCACGACGGCCGTGGCGTGGCCCGCGTGAACGACAAGGCCACCTTCATCCAGGGCGGGCTGCCGGGCGAGCGGGTGCGCTTCCGCTATCTGAAGACCGGCAAGCGACACGACGAGGGCGTGGTGACCGAGGTTCTCGAGGCCGCGCCCGACCGCGTCGCACCGCGCTGTCCGCACTATGCCATCTGTGGCGGCTGCAGCCTGCAACACCTGGATCCCGCCGCGCAGATCGCCGCCAAGCAGGCGGTGTTGCTCGACAACCTGCGCAAGCTCGGCCAGGTCGAGCCAGGCGAGGTCTGGGTGCCGCTCACCGCCGAGCCCTGGGGTTATCGCCGCAAGGCGCGCCTGGGCGTGAAGAGGGTGCCGAAGAAGGGCAGGGTACTGGTCGGCTTCCGCGAGCGTGGCAGCAGCAAGGTGGCCGAACTCGACGAATGCCACGTCCTGCATCCCCGGGTCGGGCGCATCCTGCCGCAGCTGTCCGAACTGATCGAGGGCTTCAGCATCCGCGACCGCCTGCCGCAGATCGAGATGGCCATGGACGACGAACGCTGCGTGCTGATCTTCCGCCATCTGGAACCCTTCAGCGAGGCAGACCTCGAGCGTCTGCGCCGCTTCGGTCACGAGCACGACATCGTGCCCTATCTGCAACCTGGCGGCCCGGACACGGTGGCCCCGCTCGATCCGCCCGGAGTGGACCTGCGCTATGCCCTGCCGTCGCAGGGACTGGAGCTGGGCTTCCTGCCGGGTGACTTCACCCAGGTCAACACCGCCATCAACCGGCAGATGGTGGATCGCGCCATGCAACTGCTCGCCCCACAGCCCCACGAGACGGCGCTCGACCTGTTCTGTGGCGTTGGCAACTTCACCCTGCCGCTGGCGCGCCATGCCCGCGAAGTGGTCGGCGTGGAGGGCGATGCCGGCCTGGTCTCGCGTGCGAGAGAGAATGCCCGGCGCAACGGTCTGGACAACGTGGCCTTCTACACCGCCAACCTGTACGAGGAACTCGAACCAGCGGCCTGGCAGGACCGGCAATACGACATCGCCCTGCTCGATCCCCCGCGCAGCGGCGCCCAGCCCATCCTGCCCTTGCTGCCCCGATTGGGCGTACAACGCATCCTCTACATCTCGTGCTACCCCGGTACGCTCGCCCGCGACGCCGGCGAACTGGTACGCGACCACGGCTACCGGCTCCTCGGCGCTGGGGTGATGGACATGTTCCCGCACACCGGGCATGTCGAGTCCATCGCCCTGTTCGAGCGGGGATGA
- a CDS encoding 3'-5' exonuclease family protein gives MQFTAIGFAAIPDTDSARDALGLHDLSEADIAKVMFHRHKQAHGDERLGWDQLCLGAVSLLRVDAEGVRLETFSQAEFPEILLIDAVFQAMQATPPLYSWGGGDDFVPLLLFRCLRHRRSAADYYAAAARGEAPHQDLRHRMLSNATSFPSLHDVARRLGLPGMQGVEAESLWEQWLAGERAALGDYAEVQALNTALLALEILHLRGDCALEDVSRTHEQLRAALQGHPRREALLGSLPA, from the coding sequence ATGCAATTCACCGCCATCGGCTTCGCGGCCATCCCCGATACCGACAGCGCGCGCGATGCGCTGGGCCTGCATGACCTGAGCGAGGCCGACATCGCCAAGGTCATGTTCCACCGCCACAAGCAGGCGCATGGCGACGAACGCCTGGGCTGGGATCAGCTGTGCCTGGGCGCGGTCTCGCTGCTGCGCGTGGATGCCGAGGGGGTACGCCTGGAGACCTTCTCGCAGGCCGAATTTCCCGAGATCCTGCTGATCGATGCCGTGTTCCAGGCCATGCAGGCCACGCCGCCGTTGTACAGCTGGGGCGGCGGGGACGATTTCGTTCCGCTCCTGTTGTTCCGTTGCCTGCGTCATCGCCGCAGCGCCGCCGATTACTATGCGGCTGCCGCGCGGGGAGAGGCGCCACACCAGGATCTGCGGCACCGCATGCTGTCGAACGCGACTTCCTTCCCCAGCCTGCACGACGTGGCCCGCCGCCTGGGGCTGCCCGGCATGCAGGGGGTCGAGGCCGAGTCACTGTGGGAACAATGGCTGGCGGGCGAGCGCGCGGCACTGGGTGATTATGCCGAGGTGCAGGCGCTCAACACCGCGCTGCTGGCGCTGGAGATCCTGCACCTGCGGGGTGATTGCGCGCTCGAGGACGTGAGCCGCACCCATGAACAGTTGCGTGCGGCCTTGCAGGGACACCCGCGCCGCGAGGCCCTGCTCGGATCGCTGCCCGCATGA
- the cysM gene encoding cysteine synthase CysM: MASMNYPTIAECIGNTPLVRLQRLPGETSNTLLVKLEGDNPAGSVKDRPALSMIERAEARGEIRPGDTLIEATSGNTGIALAMAAAIKGYRMILIMPDNLSQERRDAMYAYGAELILVTREQGMEGARDLALAMEAEGRGKVLNQFANPDNPLAHYEGTGPEIWRDTGGSITHFVSAMGTTGTITGTARYLKEQHPGVQIIGVQPAEGAQIPGIRRWPQEYLPEIFDASLVDREIDIDQATAEETTRRLAREEGIFCGVSSGGAVTAALQLAREVENAVIVTIICDRGDRYLSTGVFSQE; this comes from the coding sequence ATGGCGTCCATGAACTATCCGACTATCGCCGAGTGCATCGGCAACACCCCACTCGTCCGCCTGCAACGCCTGCCGGGCGAGACCAGCAATACCCTGCTGGTAAAGCTGGAAGGCGACAACCCTGCCGGCTCGGTCAAGGACCGGCCTGCGCTGTCGATGATCGAGCGCGCCGAGGCGCGCGGCGAGATCCGTCCGGGCGACACGCTCATCGAGGCCACCAGCGGCAACACCGGTATCGCGCTGGCCATGGCCGCGGCGATCAAGGGCTACCGCATGATCCTCATCATGCCCGACAACCTCAGCCAGGAGCGTCGTGACGCCATGTATGCCTACGGGGCCGAGCTGATCCTGGTCACTCGCGAGCAAGGCATGGAGGGCGCACGCGACCTGGCGCTGGCAATGGAGGCCGAAGGGCGGGGCAAGGTGCTCAACCAGTTTGCCAACCCCGACAATCCGCTGGCGCACTACGAGGGCACCGGTCCCGAGATCTGGCGCGATACCGGCGGCAGCATCACCCATTTCGTGAGCGCCATGGGGACCACCGGCACCATCACCGGCACTGCGCGTTATCTCAAGGAACAGCACCCCGGGGTGCAGATCATCGGCGTGCAACCGGCCGAAGGCGCGCAGATCCCCGGCATCCGTCGTTGGCCGCAGGAGTATCTGCCCGAGATCTTCGACGCCTCGCTGGTCGACCGCGAGATCGACATCGACCAGGCTACTGCCGAGGAGACCACCCGGCGCCTGGCGCGCGAGGAGGGCATCTTCTGCGGTGTCTCCTCGGGTGGGGCCGTAACCGCGGCCCTGCAACTGGCACGCGAGGTGGAGAACGCGGTGATCGTTACCATCATCTGCGACCGTGGCGACCGCTACCTTTCCACCGGCGTCTTCTCGCAGGAGTGA
- the pdxJ gene encoding pyridoxine 5'-phosphate synthase: protein MNRKRLLGVNIDHVATIRQARGTRYPEPVQAALIAEQAGADSITLHLREDRRHIQDCDVHLLAEVLQTHMNLEMAATEEMLRIACEVRPSYCCLVPERREELTTEGGLDAASQIDPLRDYCAQLAEAGIKVSLFIDADERQLEAAAEIGVPVIEIHTGHYAEERDPERKQAELARIAHAALYGQRLGLQVNAGHGLDYHNVQAVAAIPELVEFNIGHAIVARAIFHGMAEAVREMKRLIGGAGAG, encoded by the coding sequence ATGAACCGGAAACGCCTGCTTGGCGTCAACATCGATCACGTGGCCACCATCCGCCAGGCCCGGGGTACCCGTTACCCCGAGCCGGTCCAGGCTGCCCTCATCGCCGAGCAGGCCGGGGCTGACTCGATCACCCTGCACCTGCGCGAGGATCGGCGGCACATCCAGGACTGCGACGTGCACCTGCTCGCCGAGGTGTTGCAGACCCACATGAACCTGGAGATGGCAGCCACCGAAGAGATGCTGCGCATCGCCTGCGAAGTGCGGCCCTCGTACTGCTGCCTGGTCCCCGAACGCCGCGAGGAATTGACTACCGAAGGTGGCCTGGACGCCGCCTCGCAGATCGACCCCCTGCGCGACTACTGTGCGCAACTGGCCGAGGCAGGCATCAAGGTGTCGTTGTTCATCGACGCCGACGAGCGCCAGCTCGAGGCCGCCGCCGAGATCGGCGTGCCGGTGATCGAGATCCATACCGGTCACTATGCCGAGGAACGCGATCCCGAGCGCAAGCAGGCCGAGCTGGCGCGCATCGCGCATGCCGCACTCTACGGCCAACGCCTGGGCCTGCAGGTGAATGCCGGACATGGCCTGGACTACCACAATGTGCAAGCGGTCGCCGCTATCCCTGAACTGGTGGAGTTCAACATCGGCCACGCCATCGTGGCACGCGCCATCTTTCACGGCATGGCCGAGGCGGTGCGCGAGATGAAGCGCCTGATCGGCGGCGCGGGTGCGGGTTAA
- the recO gene encoding DNA repair protein RecO, whose translation MDLQPAYVLHTRRFRESSLIVELITRDHGRMGVLARGALGGKGGRRALLQPFVPLLLDWRGRGELPVLADCEAADRPRTLVGRALYCGLYVNELVLALCERADPHSELFPAYVHCIDRLAEAGNDNRRLEPALRRFEMRLLDELGMGLQLETDAEGQAIEPHRRYHYRFDAGPLRARDEAADTCQGETLLALARGEFTSDRQRREARLLLRRAIDSQLGGRRLRARELFLSTRKTP comes from the coding sequence GTGGACCTGCAACCGGCCTATGTGTTGCACACCCGCCGTTTTCGCGAGTCCAGCCTGATCGTCGAGCTGATCACTCGCGATCACGGTCGCATGGGCGTTCTGGCGCGTGGTGCCCTGGGTGGCAAGGGTGGCCGACGCGCCCTGTTGCAACCCTTCGTGCCGCTGCTGCTGGACTGGCGTGGCCGGGGCGAACTGCCGGTGCTGGCCGACTGCGAGGCCGCGGACCGTCCCCGTACCCTGGTTGGCCGTGCGCTGTATTGCGGACTTTATGTCAACGAGCTGGTGCTGGCCCTGTGCGAGCGTGCCGACCCGCACAGCGAGCTGTTCCCGGCCTACGTCCATTGCATCGACCGGCTCGCCGAGGCCGGGAACGACAACCGCCGGCTGGAGCCCGCGTTGCGGCGTTTCGAGATGCGCCTGCTAGACGAACTGGGCATGGGCCTGCAACTGGAGACCGATGCCGAAGGGCAGGCCATCGAACCGCACAGGCGCTATCATTACCGTTTCGACGCCGGGCCGTTGAGGGCACGCGACGAGGCTGCCGATACCTGTCAGGGCGAGACCCTGCTGGCCCTGGCGCGTGGAGAGTTCACCAGCGACCGGCAACGTCGTGAGGCCCGGCTGCTGTTGCGTCGGGCGATCGACAGCCAGCTGGGTGGCCGTCGGTTGCGCGCCCGCGAACTGTTTCTATCGACCAGGAAGACACCATGA
- the era gene encoding GTPase Era, giving the protein MTETPLHAGYAALVGRPNVGKSTLLNRLLGQKMAITSHKPQTTRHRILGIKTRDEGQIVYVDTPGIHDRGRQAMNRYLNRSAHSALTDVDLVLFVVQALTWHKEDELVLKAIRQAGRPCLAVVNKIDTVKPREKLLPFLAELGARHDFVEVVPVSARDGTQVEALDRLVLSHLPEGDLIYPEDQITDRPERFFAAEILREQIIRRYHEELPYAVTVEIERFEEEPGRYVIGAVVWVERESQRGILLGKGGQAMKETATAARRNMAEFFDTRVHLDVWIKVKKSWSSDETTLQQLGYSE; this is encoded by the coding sequence ATGACTGAAACCCCGCTGCACGCCGGCTACGCGGCCCTGGTCGGGCGGCCGAATGTGGGCAAGTCCACCTTGCTCAACCGCCTGCTCGGCCAGAAGATGGCCATCACCTCGCACAAGCCGCAGACCACCCGGCACCGCATCCTCGGCATCAAGACCCGTGACGAGGGCCAGATCGTCTACGTGGACACCCCGGGGATCCATGACCGTGGCCGCCAGGCGATGAACCGGTATCTCAACCGCTCGGCCCATTCCGCGCTCACCGACGTGGACCTGGTACTGTTCGTGGTACAGGCGCTGACCTGGCACAAGGAAGACGAGCTGGTGCTCAAGGCCATTCGCCAGGCGGGGCGCCCCTGCCTGGCGGTGGTCAACAAGATCGACACCGTCAAGCCACGCGAGAAACTGCTGCCCTTCCTGGCCGAACTGGGTGCGCGGCACGATTTCGTCGAGGTGGTGCCGGTCTCGGCACGTGACGGCACCCAGGTCGAGGCGCTCGACCGCCTGGTGTTGTCCCACCTGCCCGAGGGGGATCTTATCTATCCCGAGGACCAGATCACCGATCGGCCAGAGCGCTTCTTCGCCGCCGAGATCCTGCGTGAGCAGATCATCCGCCGCTATCACGAGGAGCTGCCCTATGCGGTCACCGTGGAGATCGAGCGTTTCGAGGAAGAACCCGGTCGCTATGTCATCGGTGCGGTGGTCTGGGTGGAACGCGAGAGCCAGCGCGGCATCCTGCTGGGCAAGGGCGGGCAGGCGATGAAGGAGACGGCCACCGCGGCACGCCGCAACATGGCCGAGTTCTTCGACACCCGGGTACACCTGGATGTCTGGATCAAGGTGAAGAAGAGCTGGTCGAGCGACGAGACCACCCTGCAACAACTGGGTTATTCCGAATAG
- the rnc gene encoding ribonuclease III gives MIDRLQRRLGYRFDDPGRLLHALTHRSAGPDHNERLEFLGDAILGFEVADWLYQHEEAADEGQLSRMRAHLVKRETLAEVARELQLGDILRLGPGELRSGGQNRDSILADAVEAIIAAVYLDGGIEAARALVRHLLGERLATAGLQLQQKDAKTRLQEHLQARRLPLPRYEVERIDGDQHRQQFTVSCQVEGLDTRSQGQGSSRRKAEQAAAAAFLEALEND, from the coding sequence ATGATCGACAGGCTGCAACGACGCCTCGGCTACCGCTTCGACGACCCGGGACGACTGCTGCATGCGCTCACCCATCGCAGCGCCGGTCCCGATCACAACGAACGCCTGGAATTCCTTGGCGATGCCATCCTCGGTTTCGAGGTCGCCGATTGGCTGTACCAGCACGAAGAGGCCGCCGACGAGGGCCAGCTCAGCCGCATGCGGGCTCACCTGGTCAAGCGCGAGACCCTGGCCGAGGTGGCGCGCGAGCTGCAACTCGGTGACATCCTGCGCCTGGGGCCGGGCGAGTTGCGCAGCGGCGGCCAGAACCGCGATTCCATCCTCGCCGATGCGGTGGAGGCGATCATTGCCGCGGTCTACCTCGATGGCGGCATCGAGGCGGCCCGCGCCCTGGTGCGCCACCTGCTGGGGGAACGCCTGGCGACGGCCGGCCTGCAATTGCAGCAGAAGGACGCCAAGACCCGCCTGCAGGAGCATCTCCAGGCCCGTCGCCTGCCGCTGCCACGTTACGAGGTTGAACGCATCGACGGCGATCAGCATCGCCAGCAGTTCACCGTGAGCTGCCAGGTCGAGGGGCTGGATACCCGCAGCCAGGGGCAGGGCAGCAGCCGCCGCAAGGCCGAGCAGGCCGCGGCAGCCGCTTTTCTGGAGGCGCTCGAGAATGACTGA